In Musa acuminata AAA Group cultivar baxijiao chromosome BXJ2-3, Cavendish_Baxijiao_AAA, whole genome shotgun sequence, the following proteins share a genomic window:
- the LOC135607908 gene encoding probable sodium/metabolite cotransporter BASS3, chloroplastic, whose amino-acid sequence MAALPAFACGCLVAGPSLRRTPGGQASPSPSLAVTAPRPSSFPTLKAVRGRGRWGWASACSTSFPRLGRDGWQRREGSASLLSFGAGPGELLGGSGGGADQAAGDPSQGLSLLLPFVVAATAVAALANPATFSWVSKEYYAPALGGIMLSIGIRLSIDDFALAFKRPLPLSVGYIAQYVLKPVLGLLIAKIFRAPSMFYAGFILTCCVAGAQLSSYASFLSKGDVALSILLTSSTTISSVLMTPLLTGLLIGSVVPVDGVAMSKSILQVVLVPVALGLVLNTYAKAVVNFIQPIMPFFAMVCTSLCIGSPLAINRNQILSSHGLMLLFPILTFHLVAFVLGYWFAKFPFFRQEESVCRTISLCTGMQSSTLAGLLATQFLGSTHAVPAACSVVLMAIMGLCLASFWGNGSRIRDIALLI is encoded by the exons ATGGCCGCGCTCCCAGCCTTCGCCTGCGGCTGCCTCGTCGCCGGTCCCtccctccggcggactcccgggggTCAAGCCTCTCCGTCACCTTCGTTGGCGGTGACGGCGCCGCGTCCGTCCAGCTTCCCGACACTGAAGGCCGTCCGCGGGCGCGGGAGATGGGGGTGGGCATCGGCGTGCTCGACGTCGTTCCCGAGGCTGGGGAGGGACGGGTGGCAACGGAGGGAGGGCAGCGCCTCTCTCCTCTCCTTCGGGGCGGGCCCCGGGGAGCTCCTCGGTGGCAGCGGAGGAGGCGCCGACCAGGCCGCCGGCGACCCATCCCAGGGCCTGTCGTTGCTGCTCCCCTTCGTCGTCGCCGCCACTGCAGTCGCCGCCCTCGCCAATCCCGCCACGTTCTCCTG GGTTTCGAAAGAATATTATGCCCCTGCTCTGGGAGGTATTATGCTATCCATTGGTATCAGGCTATCTATTGATGATTTTGCTCTTGCCTTCAAGAG ACCTTTACCTTTATCTGTTGGATATATTGCGCAATATGTGCTGAAGCCAGTATTAGGCCTGTTGATTGCGAAGATATTCAGAGCACCTTCTATGTTCTATGCTGGCTTTATCCTTACTTGCTGTGTTGCGGGTGCACAACTCTCAAGTTATGCTAGTTTCCTGAGCAAGGGTGACGTGGCCTTAAGCATTCTACTAACCAGCTCAACAACAATCTCTTCTGTACTTATGACACCGCTTCTTACTGGCCTTCTGATTGGCTCTGTGGTCCCAGTAGATGGAGTTGCTATGTCCAAGTCCATTTTGCAG GTTGTACTTGTTCCTGTTGCTTTGGGCCTTGTTCTCAACACTTACGCAAAGGCTGTTGTGAACTTTATCCAACCTATAATGCCCTTTTTCGCGATGGTTTGCACCTCACTATGCATCGGAAGCCCCCTTGCTATTAATCGGAACCAGATCTTGTCTTCACATGGTCTCATGTTGCTTTTTCCAATATTGACATTTCATCTTGTTGCCTTTGTGTTGGGTTACTGGTTTGCCAAATTTCCATTTTTTag GCAAGAAGAGTCAGTTTGCAGAACGATTTCACTGTGCACGGGGATGCAGAGCTCCACCCTTGCTGGGCTTCTTGCTACACAGTTTTTGGGAAGCACTCATGCAGTTCCTGCTGCATGCTCAGTCGTTCTGATGGCCATAATGGGTTTATGTCTTGCATCATTTTGGGGAAACGGATCACGGATTAGAGACATCGCTTTGCTGATTTGA
- the LOC103979365 gene encoding uncharacterized protein LOC103979365 isoform X2 yields MEKDGSGGCPAMAFRYNGTLCACEPGRYLVNGSCALFETGGGWVVSSGVSSAPPTFLTTVLPVDSIKRFTQSQAVLLEATLGALLVWLAFCLALRFTRVDGGRCLWFRLRWWISRSDMFYDTNHWLDDNKAVIKRKTELGGTFSVASSILFVGLLSALLYQIITKRSIEVHRVRPANAPDLLSFVNDLEFSITTISSMSCSHLRGPDSLVIGTPGSIDYRVFPLSTYVEYNCQNTSSGPIISLRCNSCQIPRRNHYISWQFVDLRNDPAAAVGFRFNLSAKDHANNRHVSFVSGTVKSNTYTDDKPKTFRGSDVNVLKIHLFPQAYNNLNLIQPLFHDFIPGTFFSKSSDLQASLQVSKDGLVNTTLYISYLSDYIVEIDKENMIGIVGFLADVGGLFTFSLAIFLWFLIQCEARIKKLRYEDTAMRNILRQRRAQKNWDKLRKFVMYTWGPSKLVEDNNKSRRHGTLMIESIHGIQAFQSKKQSSRHNSTHLDTAKGNSPHSKSRQVFE; encoded by the exons ATGGAGAAGGACGGGAGCGGTGGGTGCCCGGCGATGGCGTTCCGGTACAACGGGACGCTATGCGCGTGCGAGCCGGGGCGGTACCTGGTGAACGGGAGCTGCGCGCTGTTCGAGACGGGCGGCGGGTGGGTGGTGAGCTCCGGGGTGTCGTCCGCGCCACCCACCTTCCTCACCACCGTGCTACCCGTCGACTCCATCAAGCGCTTCACGCAGTCGCAGGCCGTGCTGCTCGAGGCCACCCTCGGCGCGCTACTCGTCTGGCTCGCCTTCTGCCTCGCGCTGCGCTTTACCCGGGTGGACGGCGGCCGCTGCCTCTGGTTCCGCCTCCGCTGGTGGATCAGCCGCTCCGACATGTTCTACGACACCAACCATTGGTTG GATGACAACAAGGCAGTGATAAAGAGGAAAACAGAGCTGGGTGGAACATTTTCTGTAGCAAGCTCAATACTTTTTGTTGGTCTATTGTCAGC GTTGCTGTATCAGATTATTACAAAGAGGAGCATTGAAGTGCATAGAGTCCGACCTGCGAATGCTCCAGATTTACtttcatttgtcaatgacttggaATTTAGTATAACCACTATTTCTAGCATGAGCTGTTCTCATTTACGTGGCCCTGATTCGCTGGTGATTGGAACTCCGGGCTCTATTGACTATAGAGTTTTTCCTTTGTCAACTTATGTTGAATATAATTGCCAAAACACTAGCAGTGGCCCTATCATATCTCTTAGGTGCAACAGCTGTCAGATTCCTCGAAGAAATCATTATATTTCATGGCAGTTTGTTGACCTCCGAAATGATCCTGCTGCTGCTGTTGGCTTCCGGTTCAACCTTTCAGCAAAGGACCATGCTAATAATAGGCATGTTAGCTTCGTTAGCGGTACAGTGAAATCAAATACCTATACAGATGATAAGCCCAAAACCTTCAGAGGGTCAGATGTCAACGTATTGAAAATCCATTTGTTTCCCCAAGCATATAACAATTTGAACCTCATACAACCTCTATTTCATGACTTTATCCCTGGAACATTTTTTTCTAAGTCTAGTGACCTCCAAGCCTCCCTTCAAGTTTCCAAGGACGGTTTAGTCAACACCACGCTGTACATAAGTTATCTTTCTGATTACATTGTCGAGATCGACAAGGAAAACATGATTGGAATTG TGGGGTTCCTTGCGGATGTTGGAGGTCTTTTCACTTTTAGCCTTGCAATTTTCCTTTGGTTCTTGATTCAG TGTGAGGCTAGAATCAAGAAACTTCGCTACGAGGATACTGCAATGAGAAATATCCTTAGACAAAGACGTGCACAAAAGAATTGGGATAAG CTGAGGAAATTTGTTATGTACACATGGGGTCCAAGCAAATTGGTTGAGGATAACAATAAATCTAGAAGGCATGGCACCTTGATGATTGAATCTATCCATGGAATTCAAGCATTCCAAAGTAAAAAGCAGTCAAGTAGGCATAATTCCACACACCTTGACACTGCAAAAGGAAATTCTCCACATTCAAAGAGTAGACAG GTCTTTGAATAG
- the LOC103979365 gene encoding uncharacterized protein LOC103979365 isoform X1 has protein sequence MEKDGSGGCPAMAFRYNGTLCACEPGRYLVNGSCALFETGGGWVVSSGVSSAPPTFLTTVLPVDSIKRFTQSQAVLLEATLGALLVWLAFCLALRFTRVDGGRCLWFRLRWWISRSDMFYDTNHWLDDNKAVIKRKTELGGTFSVASSILFVGLLSALLYQIITKRSIEVHRVRPANAPDLLSFVNDLEFSITTISSMSCSHLRGPDSLVIGTPGSIDYRVFPLSTYVEYNCQNTSSGPIISLRCNSCQIPRRNHYISWQFVDLRNDPAAAVGFRFNLSAKDHANNRHVSFVSGTVKSNTYTDDKPKTFRGSDVNVLKIHLFPQAYNNLNLIQPLFHDFIPGTFFSKSSDLQASLQVSKDGLVNTTLYISYLSDYIVEIDKENMIGIVGFLADVGGLFTFSLAIFLWFLIQCEARIKKLRYEDTAMRNILRQRRAQKNWDKLRKFVMYTWGPSKLVEDNNKSRRHGTLMIESIHGIQAFQSKKQSSRHNSTHLDTAKGNSPHSKSRQEKHDIEEEEETRQRNISEISQ, from the exons ATGGAGAAGGACGGGAGCGGTGGGTGCCCGGCGATGGCGTTCCGGTACAACGGGACGCTATGCGCGTGCGAGCCGGGGCGGTACCTGGTGAACGGGAGCTGCGCGCTGTTCGAGACGGGCGGCGGGTGGGTGGTGAGCTCCGGGGTGTCGTCCGCGCCACCCACCTTCCTCACCACCGTGCTACCCGTCGACTCCATCAAGCGCTTCACGCAGTCGCAGGCCGTGCTGCTCGAGGCCACCCTCGGCGCGCTACTCGTCTGGCTCGCCTTCTGCCTCGCGCTGCGCTTTACCCGGGTGGACGGCGGCCGCTGCCTCTGGTTCCGCCTCCGCTGGTGGATCAGCCGCTCCGACATGTTCTACGACACCAACCATTGGTTG GATGACAACAAGGCAGTGATAAAGAGGAAAACAGAGCTGGGTGGAACATTTTCTGTAGCAAGCTCAATACTTTTTGTTGGTCTATTGTCAGC GTTGCTGTATCAGATTATTACAAAGAGGAGCATTGAAGTGCATAGAGTCCGACCTGCGAATGCTCCAGATTTACtttcatttgtcaatgacttggaATTTAGTATAACCACTATTTCTAGCATGAGCTGTTCTCATTTACGTGGCCCTGATTCGCTGGTGATTGGAACTCCGGGCTCTATTGACTATAGAGTTTTTCCTTTGTCAACTTATGTTGAATATAATTGCCAAAACACTAGCAGTGGCCCTATCATATCTCTTAGGTGCAACAGCTGTCAGATTCCTCGAAGAAATCATTATATTTCATGGCAGTTTGTTGACCTCCGAAATGATCCTGCTGCTGCTGTTGGCTTCCGGTTCAACCTTTCAGCAAAGGACCATGCTAATAATAGGCATGTTAGCTTCGTTAGCGGTACAGTGAAATCAAATACCTATACAGATGATAAGCCCAAAACCTTCAGAGGGTCAGATGTCAACGTATTGAAAATCCATTTGTTTCCCCAAGCATATAACAATTTGAACCTCATACAACCTCTATTTCATGACTTTATCCCTGGAACATTTTTTTCTAAGTCTAGTGACCTCCAAGCCTCCCTTCAAGTTTCCAAGGACGGTTTAGTCAACACCACGCTGTACATAAGTTATCTTTCTGATTACATTGTCGAGATCGACAAGGAAAACATGATTGGAATTG TGGGGTTCCTTGCGGATGTTGGAGGTCTTTTCACTTTTAGCCTTGCAATTTTCCTTTGGTTCTTGATTCAG TGTGAGGCTAGAATCAAGAAACTTCGCTACGAGGATACTGCAATGAGAAATATCCTTAGACAAAGACGTGCACAAAAGAATTGGGATAAG CTGAGGAAATTTGTTATGTACACATGGGGTCCAAGCAAATTGGTTGAGGATAACAATAAATCTAGAAGGCATGGCACCTTGATGATTGAATCTATCCATGGAATTCAAGCATTCCAAAGTAAAAAGCAGTCAAGTAGGCATAATTCCACACACCTTGACACTGCAAAAGGAAATTCTCCACATTCAAAGAGTAGACAG GAGAAGCATGAcattgaggaggaagaggaaactCGACAACGCAATATATCAGAAATTTCACAGTAA